In Phaeobacter porticola, one DNA window encodes the following:
- a CDS encoding LysE family translocator, whose amino-acid sequence MSFEAWSIFALFWLVFVTTPGPNAVNCISNGMSLGFGRAMIGVLAILTQATLFLLLSALGVTALLAAFPTGFFVAKLIGAGFLMYLGIRGWRQANRPIPVIKRPARHVYLHALAVATINPKSVAGYLAAFSQFVQPGVPMQEQMLVIMPTALLLTTLSYTGFTLLGVGMGKAAMATVFNVWIRRALAICFIIYGVLLGASSTPQLESAS is encoded by the coding sequence ATGAGTTTTGAAGCCTGGTCCATATTCGCGCTGTTCTGGCTTGTCTTCGTCACCACACCGGGACCGAACGCCGTGAATTGCATATCCAACGGCATGAGCCTTGGGTTCGGGCGGGCGATGATTGGCGTGTTGGCAATACTGACGCAGGCGACGCTGTTTTTACTGCTCTCAGCGCTGGGCGTGACGGCGTTGCTTGCGGCCTTTCCCACTGGATTTTTCGTCGCGAAGCTTATCGGGGCTGGGTTTCTGATGTATCTAGGCATCCGAGGATGGCGTCAGGCAAACAGGCCTATTCCGGTGATCAAGCGACCGGCCCGGCATGTCTACTTGCATGCTTTGGCAGTGGCCACAATCAATCCCAAGAGTGTCGCAGGCTATCTCGCAGCATTTTCGCAGTTTGTGCAGCCTGGCGTGCCAATGCAGGAGCAGATGCTGGTGATCATGCCCACAGCGCTGCTGCTGACGACGCTCAGCTATACCGGGTTCACGCTGCTTGGTGTGGGGATGGGGAAGGCGGCTATGGCAACAGTGTTCAACGTCTGGATCCGTCGCGCCCTGGCAATCTGTTTCATCATCTACGGCGTGCTGCTGGGGGCAAGCAGCACACCACAGCTGGAGTCTGCATCATGA
- a CDS encoding GFA family protein codes for MIKGSCLCGNIQFETAARPNGVSMCHCGQCRRQSGGIWSSAYVADTDLVITGEVSWYAASSVAQRGFCARCGSFLFWKACTESNISFSLGAVEAPTGLSLEKHIFVADKGDYYKIADGLPQED; via the coding sequence ATGATCAAGGGATCCTGTCTCTGTGGCAACATTCAGTTTGAAACGGCGGCCAGGCCCAATGGAGTGTCGATGTGTCATTGTGGCCAATGCCGCCGCCAGTCGGGAGGTATCTGGTCATCAGCCTATGTGGCGGACACTGATCTGGTCATAACAGGCGAGGTCAGCTGGTACGCGGCCAGTTCGGTGGCACAACGTGGTTTCTGTGCGCGTTGCGGATCGTTTCTGTTCTGGAAAGCCTGCACCGAAAGCAACATCAGTTTTTCTCTTGGTGCGGTCGAAGCGCCCACCGGGCTCAGCTTGGAAAAGCACATCTTTGTTGCGGATAAAGGTGACTACTACAAGATCGCCGACGGTTTACCGCAAGAGGACTGA
- a CDS encoding acetyl-CoA C-acyltransferase — protein sequence MKNVVIAGAARTPMGGFQGMYDGVAAADLGGAAIRAALEGAGAATVDEILMGCVLPAGQGQAPARQAGFAAGLGEEVPATTLNKMCGSGMKAAMIAYDQIALGQTDTMVAGGMESMTNAPYLLPKMRNGARIGHGQVIDHMFLDGLEDAYDKGRLMGSFAEDCAESYQFTREAQDDYALTSLSNALAAQENGAFDSEIAPVTVKTRRAEVVTDTDEQPKSARPDKIPTLKPAFRKDGTVTAANASSISDGAAALVLASEDAAKAQGLTVRARVIGHASHAQAPGLFTTAPVPAAKKLMKQIGWNVDDVDLWEVNEAFAVVPMAFMHEMGLPRDRVNVNGGACALGHPIGASGARIIVTLLNALEKRGLKRGIAAICIGGGEGTAIAIERT from the coding sequence ATGAAGAATGTTGTGATCGCAGGCGCGGCCCGCACCCCCATGGGCGGATTTCAGGGCATGTATGACGGGGTCGCAGCTGCTGACCTCGGAGGTGCTGCGATCCGTGCAGCGCTTGAGGGCGCTGGTGCCGCCACGGTTGATGAGATCCTGATGGGGTGCGTGCTGCCTGCCGGACAGGGACAGGCACCGGCAAGACAAGCAGGGTTCGCGGCGGGGCTGGGCGAAGAGGTGCCTGCGACCACGTTGAACAAGATGTGTGGATCAGGAATGAAGGCGGCAATGATTGCCTACGATCAAATCGCGCTTGGCCAGACTGATACCATGGTCGCAGGTGGCATGGAGAGTATGACCAACGCCCCGTATTTGCTGCCAAAAATGCGCAACGGTGCGCGTATCGGCCACGGTCAGGTGATTGATCATATGTTTCTCGATGGGCTGGAAGACGCCTACGATAAAGGCCGTCTTATGGGCAGTTTCGCCGAGGATTGCGCGGAGAGCTATCAGTTCACACGCGAGGCGCAGGATGACTATGCGCTGACCTCTTTGTCCAACGCTCTGGCAGCACAAGAAAACGGTGCCTTTGACAGTGAAATTGCTCCTGTGACAGTCAAGACCCGTCGTGCTGAGGTGGTAACAGATACGGATGAACAGCCAAAATCTGCGCGCCCGGACAAGATTCCGACGCTTAAACCCGCGTTCCGCAAGGATGGGACTGTTACCGCGGCGAATGCGTCCTCGATCTCCGATGGTGCTGCGGCGCTGGTGCTGGCATCAGAGGATGCCGCCAAGGCGCAGGGTTTGACCGTGCGGGCGCGTGTCATAGGCCATGCCAGCCACGCTCAGGCGCCAGGGCTCTTTACCACCGCTCCGGTTCCGGCTGCCAAAAAGCTGATGAAGCAGATCGGGTGGAACGTGGATGATGTCGATCTATGGGAGGTAAATGAGGCGTTCGCGGTGGTGCCGATGGCCTTCATGCATGAAATGGGACTCCCACGTGACAGGGTAAATGTGAATGGTGGCGCATGCGCATTGGGCCATCCCATAGGTGCCTCAGGTGCGCGGATCATTGTGACGCTGCTCAACGCCCTTGAAAAACGTGGGCTAAAGCGCGGCATCGCGGCGATTTGCATTGGTGGTGGTGAAGGCACAGCAATCGCAATCGAGCGGACCTGA
- a CDS encoding gamma-glutamyltransferase family protein — MRDFHSPGRSAVFAENGLCATSHPLAAGAAIDILKRGGNAMDAAIAGAVLLGICEPQMTGIGGDCFVLYSRPGSPVQAMNGSGRAAAAAEAATLRGAGLTTVPLNSPDAVTVPGAIDAFCKLSQTEGRLGLDALLAPAIHYAETGVPVAPRVAFDWQNDADTLQGSAREHYLFDGAAPKIGQIFRAPGQAEVLRRIAKDGRDAFYCGEIADDMIATLQARGGVHSREDFASIAADMTTPVSGEYKGLDLVEHPPNGQGATAILMLNILKHFDIAAMNPTGAERVHIEAETAKLAYDARNRFIADPDHTSRLDHMLAPETAARLAERINPKRAMAAAAPLSEAVHKDTIYITVVDKDHMAVSLIYSIFHGFGSGIASDKFGILLQNRGAGFTLEEGHPNMLAGGKRPMHTIIPGMLRKNGDVTMPFGVMGGAYQPNGHARFVSNLTDFRMDPQAAIDMPRAFADGRVLKVERGYSDTVRQELADLGHDVTIPDTAIGGAQAIQIHSSGVLEGASDPRKDGCALGY; from the coding sequence ATGCGCGACTTTCATTCCCCAGGCCGATCAGCCGTTTTTGCAGAAAACGGCCTCTGCGCCACGTCTCATCCTCTGGCAGCCGGGGCCGCAATCGACATCCTGAAACGCGGTGGTAACGCGATGGATGCGGCCATCGCCGGCGCAGTTCTGCTTGGCATATGCGAACCGCAGATGACAGGAATTGGCGGTGATTGTTTCGTGCTTTACTCCCGTCCCGGCTCTCCCGTGCAGGCCATGAACGGATCAGGGCGCGCCGCAGCAGCAGCCGAAGCGGCCACGCTGCGAGGGGCTGGCCTAACGACAGTTCCGCTAAACAGCCCGGATGCGGTGACCGTGCCGGGCGCGATTGACGCCTTCTGCAAATTGTCACAGACCGAGGGGAGGCTAGGTCTTGATGCGCTATTGGCGCCCGCCATTCACTATGCAGAAACCGGTGTGCCGGTGGCGCCACGGGTGGCCTTTGACTGGCAAAATGATGCGGACACTTTGCAAGGCAGCGCGCGCGAACACTATCTGTTCGACGGTGCCGCCCCAAAAATCGGCCAGATATTCCGCGCGCCGGGCCAGGCCGAAGTGCTCCGGCGGATCGCCAAAGATGGGCGGGATGCCTTCTACTGCGGCGAGATCGCAGATGACATGATTGCCACGTTACAGGCGCGTGGCGGGGTGCATAGCCGCGAGGATTTCGCCAGCATAGCCGCCGATATGACCACACCGGTCTCTGGCGAATACAAGGGGCTGGACCTGGTAGAACATCCACCGAATGGTCAGGGTGCCACCGCGATCCTAATGCTGAACATTCTCAAGCATTTTGACATCGCCGCAATGAACCCGACAGGTGCAGAGCGGGTCCATATTGAGGCCGAGACCGCCAAACTGGCCTATGATGCACGCAATCGTTTCATTGCTGACCCAGATCATACAAGCCGACTGGACCATATGCTCGCCCCTGAAACCGCCGCGCGGCTGGCAGAGCGGATCAACCCAAAGCGGGCAATGGCTGCCGCCGCTCCGCTCAGCGAGGCCGTTCACAAGGACACGATCTATATCACCGTGGTTGACAAGGACCATATGGCGGTTTCGCTGATCTATTCGATCTTTCACGGCTTCGGATCCGGGATCGCCTCGGATAAATTCGGTATCCTGCTGCAAAACAGAGGTGCAGGCTTTACCCTCGAAGAAGGCCATCCAAACATGCTCGCGGGTGGCAAACGCCCTATGCACACCATCATCCCTGGCATGCTGCGCAAGAATGGCGACGTCACCATGCCCTTTGGTGTAATGGGCGGGGCCTACCAACCTAATGGTCATGCTCGTTTTGTCTCTAACCTGACAGATTTTCGGATGGATCCGCAGGCAGCCATTGACATGCCGCGTGCCTTTGCCGACGGCAGGGTGCTTAAGGTGGAACGCGGCTATAGCGACACCGTGCGGCAGGAACTGGCAGACCTCGGCCATGACGTCACCATTCCCGACACCGCAATAGGGGGGGCGCAGGCGATCCAAATTCATTCCTCTGGTGTTCTGGAGGGCGCCAGCGACCCGCGCAAGGATGGGTGCGCGCTGGGGTACTGA
- a CDS encoding tetratricopeptide repeat protein translates to MVDILGGAGDMAPAGDLIKDVTEATFMQDVVDASMQAPVIVDFWAPWCGPCKTLGPALETAVTKAKGAVTMAKIDVDQNQRLVQALSQQGLPLQSIPTVVAFVQGRPIDMFQGNVAPTEIDEFIKRAIEAAGGSADGGLGEAVELAEQMLADGDIADAAQTFAAVIGEDDKNAAAYGGLARAHIALGELDQAEAVLNGAPAEISDAAEIEAAHAQIALARQAENAGPVTELRATVDAYPDDHQARFDLAQALHAAGDAEAAVEELLALFRKDREWNDGAAKAQLFTIFDALKANDPIVLNGRRKLSSMIFA, encoded by the coding sequence ATGGTCGATATTCTTGGCGGCGCGGGAGATATGGCCCCCGCAGGTGATCTGATCAAAGATGTCACCGAAGCAACATTTATGCAGGACGTGGTCGATGCGTCGATGCAGGCGCCGGTGATTGTTGATTTCTGGGCGCCATGGTGCGGCCCCTGCAAAACACTCGGCCCGGCGTTGGAAACAGCCGTAACAAAGGCCAAGGGCGCTGTGACCATGGCCAAGATCGACGTGGATCAAAACCAACGTCTGGTACAGGCGCTGTCACAGCAGGGGCTGCCCTTGCAGTCCATTCCAACGGTCGTTGCCTTTGTACAGGGACGTCCGATTGACATGTTCCAGGGCAATGTTGCGCCAACCGAAATTGATGAGTTCATCAAGCGTGCCATCGAAGCCGCCGGCGGCAGCGCCGATGGCGGTCTGGGTGAGGCGGTTGAGCTGGCAGAACAAATGTTGGCGGATGGTGATATTGCGGATGCTGCGCAGACCTTTGCGGCCGTGATAGGTGAAGATGACAAGAATGCCGCAGCCTACGGTGGTCTGGCCCGCGCGCATATCGCCTTGGGCGAACTGGACCAAGCCGAGGCCGTGCTGAATGGCGCACCGGCCGAGATCTCAGATGCTGCCGAGATTGAAGCGGCCCATGCTCAGATCGCTTTGGCACGTCAGGCCGAAAACGCAGGCCCCGTGACTGAGCTGCGTGCCACGGTTGATGCCTACCCGGACGATCATCAGGCCCGCTTCGACCTGGCACAAGCGCTGCATGCCGCTGGTGACGCAGAAGCCGCAGTAGAGGAGCTGCTGGCACTGTTCCGCAAGGATCGGGAGTGGAACGACGGTGCAGCCAAGGCGCAGCTGTTCACGATCTTTGATGCGCTAAAAGCAAACGATCCCATCGTGCTGAACGGTCGGCGCAAACTCAGCTCGATGATATTTGCCTAA
- a CDS encoding helix-turn-helix domain-containing protein: MTDQSPQPATLGADLRALRKARGTTLADLAAQLGRSVGWLSQVERDKSEPSISDLRAISTCLNVPMSMLFSHSAAPVAEQGYVVRAGARRPMGSGEEGLIEELLSPDLTDDFEMVHSTFQPHSRMQTPADRPTQEVGYIISGRLNLLIGDRAFDVGPGDSFRIRHERYQWSNPYDEPCVAVWVIAPPVY, encoded by the coding sequence GTGACAGATCAATCACCACAACCTGCGACCCTGGGCGCTGACCTTCGGGCATTGCGCAAGGCGCGTGGGACGACGCTTGCGGATCTGGCCGCGCAGCTGGGGCGTTCTGTCGGCTGGCTAAGTCAGGTTGAGCGGGACAAATCTGAGCCGTCGATTTCGGACCTTCGCGCGATTTCGACATGTCTTAATGTGCCGATGTCCATGCTCTTTTCCCATTCGGCGGCCCCCGTCGCAGAGCAGGGGTATGTCGTACGTGCTGGAGCGCGCCGACCGATGGGGTCCGGCGAAGAGGGGCTGATCGAAGAGTTGCTCTCCCCGGATCTGACAGATGACTTCGAGATGGTGCATTCCACTTTTCAACCACATTCACGGATGCAAACGCCAGCAGACCGACCCACGCAGGAGGTGGGGTATATTATCTCGGGGCGGCTCAATCTGTTGATCGGTGATCGTGCATTTGATGTCGGTCCTGGCGACAGTTTTCGCATTCGCCACGAACGCTACCAATGGTCAAACCCCTATGATGAGCCCTGCGTGGCGGTCTGGGTTATCGCGCCGCCAGTGTACTGA
- the hspQ gene encoding heat shock protein HspQ, whose product MLRTRAKYNLGQVVRHRKHPFRGVVFDVDPEFANTEEWYEAIPEDSRPVKDQPYYHLLAENDQTYYVAYVSEQNLIADYSGEPVGHPDIPEMFGSFDDGSYALHYQLN is encoded by the coding sequence ATGCTTAGAACGCGCGCCAAATATAACCTTGGACAGGTCGTCCGCCATCGCAAGCACCCGTTTCGCGGTGTCGTGTTCGATGTAGATCCAGAGTTTGCGAATACTGAAGAATGGTACGAGGCCATTCCGGAGGACAGCCGCCCGGTCAAGGATCAGCCTTATTATCATCTGCTGGCCGAGAATGATCAGACCTATTATGTGGCTTATGTGTCAGAACAAAACCTGATTGCTGACTATTCCGGCGAGCCGGTAGGCCACCCTGATATCCCTGAGATGTTCGGCAGTTTTGACGACGGCAGCTATGCGTTGCACTACCAGCTGAACTGA
- a CDS encoding STAS domain-containing protein encodes MSLTSTTADGTQIVTVNAERIDAAMAIQFKEDMRATTENGPDRVILDLSEVRFIDSSGLGAIVAAMKQLGQGRKLDLAGLTPMVDKVFRLTRMDTVFDLYISLSDATTATRIDS; translated from the coding sequence ATGAGCCTGACCAGCACAACAGCAGATGGTACGCAAATCGTGACCGTCAATGCCGAACGCATTGATGCAGCTATGGCCATCCAATTCAAAGAAGACATGCGCGCAACCACCGAAAATGGCCCTGATAGGGTCATTCTTGACCTATCCGAGGTGAGATTTATCGATTCCAGCGGACTTGGCGCTATTGTTGCAGCCATGAAGCAGTTAGGCCAAGGCCGTAAACTGGACCTCGCCGGGCTGACACCGATGGTCGACAAGGTATTCCGTCTGACTAGAATGGACACTGTTTTTGATTTGTACATCTCGCTAAGCGACGCGACAACTGCCACCCGCATCGACTCTTGA
- a CDS encoding GAF domain-containing protein, translating to MTRVDYAYLAQTIVALTEGETDTVALMATVACEVHHSDDRFNWTGFYRVVAPELLKIGPYQGGHGCLQIPFSRGVCGAAARTGEVQLVADVDAFPGHIACATSTRSELVLPVRNGAGDIIAVFDIDSDLPDAFDRVDAEQMSAILKSVFAPI from the coding sequence ATGACCCGAGTAGACTACGCCTATCTGGCCCAGACCATCGTCGCTTTGACCGAAGGTGAAACCGATACAGTAGCACTAATGGCCACAGTGGCCTGCGAAGTACATCACAGTGATGACCGATTTAACTGGACAGGGTTTTATCGCGTCGTCGCGCCTGAGTTGTTGAAGATCGGCCCCTACCAAGGCGGACATGGCTGCTTGCAGATCCCGTTTTCTCGGGGCGTTTGCGGTGCCGCGGCGCGAACAGGCGAGGTGCAGCTGGTTGCAGATGTCGATGCGTTTCCCGGCCATATCGCTTGTGCGACCTCGACCCGGTCGGAATTGGTGCTACCGGTCAGAAATGGGGCAGGTGATATTATCGCGGTCTTTGATATCGACAGCGATCTGCCAGATGCTTTTGACCGGGTTGATGCGGAGCAAATGTCAGCGATTTTGAAATCGGTGTTTGCCCCGATCTGA
- a CDS encoding ATP-binding protein — protein MVETFSCSFIATELEARSGVQDVIAQLRTMGISDSRVDEVQIALTEAVNNVVEHAYAGMDIGDVRIRCNLHPDQLWISIGDGGAPFKDGKLPVATAHDLTVETDKLPEGGFGWLLIRELASDVQYKRDATGNNLSLCFEIKMRNAKPD, from the coding sequence ATGGTTGAGACATTTTCTTGCTCGTTTATCGCCACGGAACTGGAGGCCAGATCCGGGGTGCAGGACGTTATAGCGCAGCTGCGCACGATGGGAATCTCTGATTCCCGTGTCGACGAGGTGCAGATTGCGCTGACAGAGGCCGTGAACAATGTCGTTGAACACGCGTATGCAGGCATGGACATTGGGGATGTGCGCATTCGCTGCAACCTACACCCCGACCAACTGTGGATCTCTATCGGTGATGGCGGCGCTCCTTTCAAGGATGGTAAACTGCCAGTCGCAACGGCGCATGACCTGACAGTTGAAACCGACAAATTACCAGAAGGTGGCTTTGGCTGGTTGTTGATCAGAGAGCTGGCTTCTGACGTGCAGTACAAACGCGATGCAACTGGAAACAACCTTTCCCTTTGCTTTGAGATCAAGATGCGCAACGCAAAACCCGACTGA